Proteins from a genomic interval of Meiothermus sp.:
- a CDS encoding glycoside hydrolase family 57 protein, which yields MYLWHLTPDAPRTPVRVSPGEAVRLVIGSWPIEPGQRVWLELQGPAGEPTRLEARWAHNQGENSYWQVELGPFTRGERVRYRILGASPAGEVSGPEGGFTAGPKLYLALLWHQHQPLYKDSARPGAAGSHRQPWVRLHALRDYYAMAALVAQHPGVHLSVNLTPVLLWQLEDYLERGATDRALELSLKPAETLSVAEQEFVLSYFFEADWHHQIYPHPRYRELFSRRAEGKPFSAQDLRDLQMWFNLSWFGLEFREGEVALPTGETASVRRFVEQGRGFSQADLEALLAEQYKVMRAVIPLHRQLQERGQVEVSTTPFYHPILPLLLDSDGATLDRPGAALPARFARPEDAAAQVERAVEYYTRHFGRPPRGMWPAEGAVSQGVVPLFARQGVRWIASDQGVLARSGRYGYDTGDPDVLAQPYRAEQDGQSLSIFFRDTALSDDIGFRFQGCKDFTAVARAFLDEVKQRFARRFQGDGDRVLSVILDGENAWGAYCEDARPFLHALYGLLEQDREVETVTYSEYLEGNPARGIAPHPAEGQGKVYDLFTGSWIDENGSAPGVDLGTWVGEAEENRAWGLLKEAREALEDAGAIPETHPAAFTALYAAEGSDWFWWFGQDQDSGGDAEFDELFRTHLRNVYRGLGREPPEGLSRRIVSRAETWSFARPVSQVQAGDRLAVQTNCPGRLTWWREGQQAQSAELSPVGGVMAGLRRYRLTLGPLERGRLLFRFGCTHPDCDRKDLCCQGELQAVEVV from the coding sequence GAGCTGGGGCCATTCACCCGGGGTGAGCGGGTGCGCTACAGGATCCTCGGCGCATCCCCCGCGGGTGAGGTCTCGGGGCCGGAAGGGGGCTTCACCGCCGGGCCCAAGCTCTACCTGGCCCTGCTGTGGCACCAGCACCAGCCGCTGTACAAGGACAGTGCCCGCCCGGGGGCAGCGGGCAGCCACCGCCAGCCCTGGGTACGGCTCCACGCCCTGCGCGACTACTACGCGATGGCGGCCCTGGTGGCCCAGCATCCTGGGGTGCACCTCAGCGTCAACCTGACCCCGGTGCTGTTGTGGCAGCTCGAGGACTACCTGGAGCGAGGGGCCACCGACCGGGCCCTCGAGCTCTCCTTAAAGCCCGCCGAGACCCTGAGCGTGGCCGAGCAGGAGTTCGTGCTCTCCTACTTCTTCGAGGCCGACTGGCACCACCAGATCTACCCCCACCCGCGCTACCGCGAGCTCTTCAGCCGGCGGGCGGAGGGGAAGCCCTTCAGCGCTCAGGATCTGCGCGACCTGCAGATGTGGTTCAACCTGAGCTGGTTCGGCCTGGAGTTCCGCGAGGGCGAGGTGGCGCTCCCCACCGGCGAGACGGCCTCGGTGCGGCGCTTCGTGGAGCAGGGGCGGGGCTTTAGCCAGGCCGACCTCGAGGCCCTGCTGGCCGAACAGTACAAGGTGATGCGGGCGGTGATCCCGCTGCACCGGCAGCTTCAGGAGCGGGGCCAGGTCGAGGTCTCCACCACGCCCTTTTACCACCCCATCCTGCCCCTGCTGCTGGACAGCGACGGCGCCACCCTCGACCGCCCCGGCGCCGCCCTCCCGGCCCGCTTCGCCCGCCCCGAGGATGCCGCAGCCCAGGTCGAGCGGGCGGTGGAGTACTACACCCGCCACTTCGGACGGCCTCCCCGGGGGATGTGGCCCGCCGAGGGGGCGGTGAGCCAGGGGGTGGTTCCCCTCTTCGCCCGGCAGGGGGTGCGCTGGATCGCCAGCGACCAGGGGGTGCTGGCCCGCAGCGGACGATACGGGTACGACACCGGCGACCCCGACGTGCTGGCCCAGCCCTACCGCGCCGAGCAGGACGGGCAGAGCCTGAGCATCTTCTTCCGGGACACCGCCCTTTCCGACGACATCGGCTTCCGCTTCCAGGGCTGCAAGGACTTCACCGCGGTGGCGAGGGCCTTCCTGGACGAGGTCAAACAGCGCTTCGCCCGCCGTTTCCAGGGCGACGGAGACCGGGTCCTGAGCGTCATCCTGGACGGGGAGAACGCCTGGGGGGCCTACTGCGAGGACGCGCGGCCTTTCCTGCACGCGCTGTACGGCCTGCTCGAGCAAGACCGCGAGGTCGAGACCGTGACCTACAGCGAGTACCTCGAGGGCAACCCCGCGCGGGGGATCGCGCCCCACCCGGCAGAAGGTCAGGGCAAGGTCTACGACCTCTTCACCGGGTCCTGGATCGACGAGAACGGCTCCGCGCCGGGGGTGGACCTGGGCACCTGGGTAGGGGAGGCCGAGGAGAACCGGGCCTGGGGGCTCTTGAAGGAGGCCCGGGAAGCCCTCGAGGATGCGGGAGCCATCCCCGAGACCCACCCCGCGGCCTTCACGGCCCTCTACGCCGCCGAGGGCTCGGACTGGTTCTGGTGGTTCGGCCAGGACCAGGACTCCGGCGGCGATGCCGAGTTCGACGAGCTGTTCCGCACCCACCTGCGGAACGTCTACCGGGGTCTGGGCCGGGAGCCGCCCGAGGGGCTCTCGAGGCGCATCGTCTCCAGGGCCGAGACCTGGAGCTTCGCCCGGCCCGTTTCGCAGGTCCAGGCCGGGGACCGGCTCGCCGTGCAGACCAACTGCCCCGGCCGGCTCACCTGGTGGCGCGAGGGCCAGCAGGCCCAGAGCGCCGAACTCTCCCCGGTGGGCGGGGTGATGGCCGGGCTGCGGCGCTACCGGCTCACCCTGGGGCCGCTGGAGCGGGGGAGGCTTCTCTTCCGCTTTGGCTGCACCCACCCCGACTGCGACCGCAAGGACCTCTGCTGCCAGGGGGAATTGCAGGCCGTGGAGGTCGTGTAG